In Kangiella profundi, one DNA window encodes the following:
- the ychF gene encoding redox-regulated ATPase YchF codes for MPLNCGIVGLPNVGKSTLFNALTDAGIDAANYPFCTIEPNTGVVPIPDPRLDALANIVNPQRVLPATMEFVDIAGLVAGASKGEGLGNKFLANIRETHAIAHVVRCFANDDVVHVAGKVDPIADIETINTELALADLEAVEKRILKTAKIAKSGDKEAKAELAVLEKAKACLDEGNALRTLDLDKDEQKIMRKFQLITNKPTMYIANVSEDGFEDNPLLDKVREFAAAEHSEVVPICAAIEAEIAALDDEDKVEFLADLGQDEPGLNRVIRAGYNLLNLQTYFTAGVKEVRAWQVKVGATAPQAAGVIHTDFEKGFIRAEVIAYDDYIAGNGEAGAKEAGKWRLEGKEYIVQDGDVMHFRFNV; via the coding sequence ATGCCATTAAATTGCGGTATTGTAGGACTTCCGAACGTTGGTAAATCAACACTTTTCAACGCACTGACCGATGCGGGCATTGATGCGGCAAACTACCCGTTCTGCACCATCGAGCCGAATACCGGTGTCGTGCCGATCCCTGATCCACGTCTTGATGCGTTGGCCAATATCGTTAATCCACAGCGCGTATTACCCGCGACCATGGAATTCGTCGATATCGCCGGTCTGGTTGCTGGTGCGTCAAAAGGTGAAGGTCTGGGCAACAAGTTCCTGGCCAACATCCGCGAAACGCATGCGATTGCCCACGTAGTACGCTGCTTTGCTAACGACGACGTGGTCCACGTTGCCGGTAAGGTTGACCCTATCGCCGACATCGAAACCATCAACACTGAGTTAGCGCTGGCTGACCTTGAAGCGGTTGAAAAACGCATCCTGAAAACCGCTAAAATCGCCAAAAGCGGCGATAAAGAAGCCAAAGCTGAACTAGCGGTATTGGAAAAAGCCAAAGCCTGCCTTGATGAAGGTAATGCGCTGCGTACGCTGGATCTGGACAAAGATGAGCAGAAAATCATGCGCAAATTCCAGCTCATCACCAACAAGCCAACCATGTATATCGCCAACGTCAGCGAAGATGGTTTCGAAGACAACCCATTGCTCGATAAAGTTCGTGAATTCGCTGCCGCCGAGCATTCCGAAGTGGTTCCAATCTGCGCCGCTATCGAAGCTGAAATTGCTGCACTGGACGACGAAGACAAAGTCGAATTCCTTGCTGATTTAGGCCAGGACGAGCCAGGCCTTAACCGCGTAATTCGCGCGGGTTACAACCTACTCAACCTGCAGACCTACTTTACGGCAGGCGTTAAAGAAGTTCGCGCATGGCAGGTCAAAGTGGGCGCAACTGCACCACAGGCTGCTGGCGTAATCCACACCGACTTCGAAAAAGGCTTTATCCGCGCCGAAGTCATCGCCTACGACGACTACATCGCAGGCAACGGCGAAGCGGGCGCTAAAGAAGCCGGTAAATGGCGCTTGGAAGGTAAGGAATACATCGTCCAGGACGGCGATGTCATGCACTTCCGTTTCAACGTCTAG
- the pth gene encoding aminoacyl-tRNA hydrolase, translating into MSSIKLIVGLANPGTQYEGTRHNAGAWYVEELARAYSIPLKVESKFHGLYGKGFIDGHEVMLLIPTTFMNLSGKAIQAVANFYKVEPEQILVAHDELDIPPGTLKLKRGGGHGGHNGLRDTIGKLGNNKEFVRLRVGIGHPGHKSQVTGYVLGKPSPDDRNAINIAIDEAVRETGTVLSGDWDKAVQRLHSLTPPAS; encoded by the coding sequence GTGTCCAGCATCAAGTTAATTGTCGGTCTGGCTAACCCAGGCACACAATACGAAGGCACCCGCCACAATGCCGGAGCCTGGTATGTGGAAGAGCTCGCGCGCGCCTATTCGATTCCCCTAAAAGTTGAAAGCAAGTTTCATGGACTCTATGGCAAAGGGTTTATCGACGGTCACGAAGTGATGCTGTTGATCCCAACCACCTTCATGAATCTTAGCGGCAAAGCCATACAGGCGGTTGCCAACTTTTATAAAGTCGAGCCAGAACAGATCCTGGTCGCACACGACGAACTGGATATTCCTCCCGGTACCTTGAAGCTCAAGCGAGGCGGTGGTCACGGCGGTCATAATGGCCTGCGCGATACCATCGGCAAACTGGGAAACAATAAAGAATTCGTACGCTTACGAGTCGGCATCGGCCACCCCGGCCATAAAAGCCAGGTCACAGGCTATGTCCTCGGTAAGCCAAGTCCGGATGACCGTAACGCCATCAACATTGCGATTGATGAAGCGGTACGCGAAACCGGCACCGTATTGAGCGGAGATTGGGACAAGGCAGTACAGCGTTTACACAGCCTGACCCCACCCGCCAGTTAA
- a CDS encoding 50S ribosomal protein L25/general stress protein Ctc, which produces MSEYIFNAELRSDMGKGASRRLRREADMIPAIVYGGKEEPKSISLNHNQIINMLDEEAVYSSIIKLDIAGEVEEVVIKDIQRHPFKPKVLHMDLKRIVRGEIMNATVPLHFLNEKSAPGVKAGGVMSHQITSVEVACRPRNLPEYIEVDLGGLDLGETIHLSDLVLPEGVELTALQGEEHDLSVANVVRPSGPSEDEEAEAEAADEAAAEVPASEQKGDEEAGEDKE; this is translated from the coding sequence ATGAGCGAATATATTTTTAACGCTGAATTGCGTAGCGATATGGGGAAAGGTGCGAGCCGCCGCCTACGTCGCGAAGCAGACATGATTCCTGCTATCGTTTACGGTGGTAAGGAAGAACCTAAATCTATTTCTTTAAATCACAACCAGATCATCAATATGTTGGATGAAGAAGCTGTTTATTCTTCAATCATCAAATTGGACATCGCTGGTGAAGTTGAAGAAGTAGTGATTAAAGACATTCAGCGTCACCCTTTCAAACCTAAAGTATTGCACATGGACCTTAAGCGCATCGTTCGTGGTGAAATCATGAACGCGACTGTTCCATTGCACTTCCTTAACGAGAAATCAGCTCCTGGCGTTAAAGCTGGCGGCGTAATGTCTCACCAAATCACTAGCGTAGAAGTAGCGTGTCGTCCACGTAACCTACCTGAGTACATCGAAGTTGACCTAGGTGGCTTGGATCTTGGTGAAACTATCCACTTGTCAGATCTAGTATTGCCAGAAGGTGTTGAACTAACAGCACTTCAAGGCGAAGAGCACGACTTGTCTGTAGCGAACGTTGTTCGTCCAAGTGGCCCATCTGAAGATGAAGAAGCTGAAGCAGAAGCGGCTGATGAAGCAGCAGCAGAAGTTCCAGCATCTGAACAGAAAGGCGACGAAGAAGCAGGCGAAGACAAAGAGTAA
- a CDS encoding winged helix-turn-helix domain-containing protein: MENQETLQILDWHCNLSTGEISSGHETQTLEPKAIELLFFLAHNHSTVLHKDRIMEAVWNNAVVSDDVLAKTISKLRKALGDDPKDPTYIETLPKRGYRFKVVPTTAETTVPLEESKPNRRKFFLPIWLFIMVVSLITVFSQRKDEEQNSAVQEQELSPELQSLKEQADTYYFQYTRTDNENAIKLYERIIAAEPEFGPAQSGLANALVQKVLRWPNELGTPDIDHSSLTQAHQEQRLSNPEAKLYLSRAEALAERAVRLSPNDYSVHRSLGLVYAAQEKYAEAEKHYDKAIELNPNAWGAMINKAEIAQLNGDDELYLQLMEQSYRAMTEVYDEQIAKVRPWYPRIGVAIGDKYAELNELQEAEVWYRTVLNYSPLDKEANLGLMNLMHANGQRDSYQEICQRIRLSIDPENTCDEGL, from the coding sequence ATGGAAAACCAAGAAACATTACAAATATTGGACTGGCACTGCAACCTTTCTACTGGAGAGATCAGCAGTGGCCATGAAACACAAACTTTAGAGCCCAAAGCCATCGAGTTATTATTTTTTCTCGCCCACAATCACTCTACTGTATTACACAAAGATCGCATTATGGAAGCGGTCTGGAATAATGCCGTTGTGAGCGATGATGTGTTAGCAAAAACCATATCAAAGCTTCGCAAAGCCTTGGGGGACGATCCAAAGGACCCGACATATATAGAAACCCTGCCCAAACGCGGCTACCGCTTTAAAGTTGTACCGACCACAGCAGAAACGACAGTCCCACTCGAGGAGTCGAAGCCAAACCGCCGTAAATTCTTTCTACCGATATGGCTCTTCATTATGGTTGTCTCCCTGATAACCGTCTTCAGCCAACGCAAAGACGAAGAACAGAATAGCGCTGTTCAAGAGCAGGAGCTCAGCCCAGAATTGCAGAGTTTAAAGGAACAGGCCGATACCTATTATTTTCAGTACACTCGAACTGATAACGAAAACGCCATCAAGCTCTATGAGCGGATCATTGCTGCAGAGCCTGAGTTTGGTCCTGCTCAATCAGGCCTGGCCAATGCACTGGTGCAAAAAGTCCTGCGCTGGCCGAATGAACTTGGCACTCCGGATATTGATCACTCATCGCTGACTCAGGCGCATCAGGAACAGCGCCTATCCAACCCCGAAGCCAAACTCTATTTATCAAGAGCCGAAGCATTGGCCGAAAGAGCCGTTCGACTCAGTCCCAACGATTATTCGGTTCATCGTTCACTGGGATTAGTCTACGCTGCCCAGGAGAAATATGCAGAAGCTGAGAAGCATTACGACAAAGCCATCGAGCTCAACCCTAATGCATGGGGTGCCATGATTAACAAGGCAGAGATTGCCCAGTTAAATGGTGATGATGAGTTGTATTTGCAATTAATGGAGCAGTCCTATCGCGCCATGACCGAAGTGTATGACGAACAGATTGCCAAGGTTCGCCCCTGGTATCCGCGAATCGGCGTTGCCATCGGCGACAAATATGCAGAACTCAATGAGCTGCAAGAAGCAGAAGTCTGGTATCGAACCGTACTCAACTACTCGCCACTCGACAAAGAGGCTAATCTGGGACTCATGAACCTGATGCACGCCAATGGTCAGCGCGATTCATACCAGGAAATCTGCCAACGCATCAGGTTATCCATAGATCCTGAGAATACCTGCGATGAGGGGCTTTAA
- a CDS encoding S41 family peptidase, whose amino-acid sequence MLVVRTIKSFLVAVSLAFAIPLSAGASDIKADKAYSAAQVKEDFDELYQRLKVAHYDLYVNKTQAEYDQLFKKLKSRIKDSMTESEIRLLFQEFVAFGEIAHARIDLPSDDYREYRKQGGRSFPLYIKVIDGKVFVAENYSDHPDVSVGMELLAINGEPVDQLFKRLRRFKSADNDYIFNGFLELELPLYLWFEFGPQATFNVTLRQGQKVVEAEIKAVTHQELLTRIEAQEGLLQLSWERNFEVIEGIGYLRPGPFFNFSADADNVWDNSEFAKFIEEAFNHFREKDIEALLIDIRNNPGGDNSFSDLMVKQFADKPFKFASEFNVKLSEEFIAANEERMDHRQENDSGTSVSQQYQDAYQGLEPGDIFELEFPLVKPVSNPFDKPVYVLINRHSYSNAVTVAAQVQDYGFATIIGEKTSDLATTYGAMENFKLTHTDINVGFPKAHIIRPSGDRKSDGVTPDIVIKTPLVETDSDPVLQEAFAIVRSRLN is encoded by the coding sequence ATGTTAGTAGTAAGAACAATAAAGTCTTTTTTAGTGGCAGTATCACTGGCCTTTGCTATTCCTCTGTCAGCGGGTGCGAGCGACATAAAGGCTGATAAAGCCTATAGCGCAGCGCAGGTAAAAGAGGACTTTGACGAGTTGTACCAACGACTGAAAGTCGCGCACTATGATTTGTATGTGAATAAAACTCAGGCTGAGTACGATCAATTGTTCAAAAAGCTAAAGAGTCGTATCAAAGATTCGATGACCGAGTCTGAGATTCGATTGTTATTTCAGGAGTTCGTAGCTTTTGGCGAAATCGCTCACGCCAGAATTGATTTACCATCTGACGATTATCGTGAGTATCGAAAGCAGGGTGGTAGGTCATTTCCACTGTATATCAAAGTGATTGATGGCAAGGTGTTTGTTGCTGAGAACTACAGCGATCATCCAGATGTTTCTGTGGGCATGGAGTTGCTGGCTATTAACGGAGAACCTGTAGACCAGCTCTTTAAGCGCTTAAGACGATTCAAGTCCGCAGATAACGATTACATTTTTAATGGTTTTTTGGAGCTAGAGTTGCCTCTATATCTCTGGTTCGAGTTTGGCCCACAAGCTACTTTTAATGTCACATTAAGACAAGGGCAGAAAGTTGTTGAAGCAGAAATTAAGGCAGTAACGCACCAAGAGTTGCTGACCAGAATTGAAGCACAGGAAGGGTTGTTGCAACTCAGCTGGGAGAGAAACTTTGAGGTGATTGAGGGAATTGGCTATTTAAGACCTGGGCCGTTTTTTAACTTTTCAGCGGATGCAGATAACGTTTGGGATAATAGTGAGTTTGCCAAGTTTATTGAAGAGGCATTTAACCACTTTAGAGAAAAAGATATTGAGGCTCTGTTGATTGATATTCGCAACAATCCTGGTGGCGATAATTCATTTAGCGATCTGATGGTAAAGCAATTTGCTGATAAGCCGTTTAAATTTGCTTCAGAGTTTAACGTCAAACTCAGCGAGGAATTTATTGCGGCCAACGAAGAGCGAATGGACCATCGGCAAGAGAATGATTCGGGAACCTCTGTTTCTCAGCAGTATCAGGATGCATATCAGGGCTTGGAGCCAGGCGATATTTTTGAGCTTGAGTTTCCGTTAGTGAAACCGGTTAGCAATCCTTTCGACAAACCGGTGTATGTTCTGATTAATCGCCACTCTTATTCTAATGCGGTGACGGTGGCTGCTCAGGTACAGGATTACGGATTTGCCACGATTATTGGAGAGAAAACGTCTGATCTGGCAACAACCTATGGAGCCATGGAGAACTTCAAGCTAACCCATACTGATATTAATGTTGGTTTTCCAAAGGCACATATAATTAGACCCAGTGGCGATAGGAAGAGTGATGGTGTGACGCCGGATATCGTGATTAAAACCCCACTGGTTGAGACTGATTCAGATCCTGTTTTGCAGGAGGCGTTTGCAATCGTTAGAAGTCGGTTGAATTAA
- a CDS encoding ribose-phosphate pyrophosphokinase, which yields MSDLMLFSGNATPDLAKRISDYLNVPLGKAHTERFSDGECSVEILENVRGKDVFIIQSTCAPTNDNLMELIIMADALKRASAKRITAVIPYYGYARQDRRVRSARVPISAKVVADMISGVGFDRVLTVDLHADQIQGFFNIPVDNVYATPVLLEHIQSNIAGKNLMVVSPDVGGVVRARAIAKRLNDADLSIIDKRRPRANEVSVMNIIGDVSGRDCVIVDDMVDTAGTLCQAAQALKDHGANSVYAYATHAVLSGKAISNITGSSLDKLVVTNTIPLSDEAQACERIEILDLAPLLGESIRRVNTEESISTMFLD from the coding sequence ATGTCTGATTTAATGCTTTTCAGTGGTAATGCCACACCTGATCTCGCCAAACGAATTTCTGATTACTTAAACGTACCACTGGGTAAAGCGCATACCGAACGCTTTAGTGATGGTGAGTGCAGCGTCGAAATTCTTGAAAATGTTCGCGGTAAAGACGTTTTCATCATTCAATCTACTTGCGCACCAACCAACGATAACCTGATGGAATTGATCATCATGGCCGACGCACTCAAGCGTGCATCAGCCAAGCGTATCACCGCAGTTATTCCTTACTATGGTTACGCTCGCCAGGATCGTCGTGTACGTTCAGCGCGTGTACCAATCAGTGCTAAAGTCGTTGCTGATATGATTAGCGGCGTAGGTTTCGACCGAGTTCTTACTGTTGACCTGCACGCCGACCAGATTCAGGGTTTCTTCAATATTCCAGTAGATAACGTCTACGCAACTCCAGTACTGCTAGAGCACATCCAATCCAATATCGCCGGTAAAAACCTGATGGTTGTATCGCCTGACGTTGGCGGTGTTGTTCGTGCTCGTGCAATTGCAAAACGCCTAAACGATGCAGACTTATCGATTATCGATAAGCGTCGTCCTCGCGCAAACGAAGTCAGCGTTATGAACATCATCGGTGATGTTTCAGGTCGCGACTGTGTGATCGTTGACGATATGGTCGATACAGCTGGTACATTGTGTCAGGCTGCTCAGGCGCTTAAAGATCACGGCGCAAATAGCGTTTATGCTTATGCAACTCACGCTGTTCTATCAGGCAAAGCCATCAGCAACATTACTGGCTCAAGCCTTGATAAACTGGTTGTGACAAATACCATACCGCTTTCAGATGAAGCGCAAGCGTGTGAACGTATTGAGATTCTTGATCTGGCACCACTATTGGGTGAGTCAATTCGTCGTGTAAATACCGAAGAGTCGATCTCAACCATGTTTCTAGATTAA
- the ispE gene encoding 4-(cytidine 5'-diphospho)-2-C-methyl-D-erythritol kinase, with amino-acid sequence MSFTRTTGSFDEEGYSFWPSPAKLNLELRVLGQRPDGYHELQTLFQLLDIGDDIWIKPNDSGELTLDSEYNEVPSDQNLIIKAARILQPFCKSSSGADIKLTKRLPSGAGLGGGSSNAATTLVALNQLWSLHLDQQQLIDLGRQLGADVPVFVNGHSAWAEGIGELLTNTEIPEKWYLVVYPNVHVNTGKIFSHSALTRNDKPIKLRATREGSLPEVGYNAMQTLVLELYPEIKEAFEHLSQYGKVMLTGTGSCLFLTFDNEREVRKIAALCKQRWLTLEARGINTSPLIK; translated from the coding sequence ATGAGTTTTACCAGAACGACCGGTAGCTTTGATGAAGAGGGTTACAGCTTTTGGCCCTCGCCGGCCAAGCTCAACCTTGAGTTAAGAGTGCTTGGACAGCGACCAGACGGTTATCATGAATTGCAAACCCTGTTTCAGCTATTAGACATCGGCGATGACATCTGGATCAAACCCAATGACTCTGGCGAACTGACACTGGACAGTGAATACAACGAAGTCCCCAGCGACCAGAACCTGATTATCAAAGCCGCCAGAATCCTACAGCCATTCTGCAAAAGTTCATCTGGCGCTGATATCAAACTAACCAAGCGGCTACCTTCCGGTGCAGGACTTGGTGGCGGTAGTTCCAATGCCGCAACCACATTAGTTGCCCTCAACCAGCTATGGAGTTTGCACCTCGATCAGCAACAATTGATTGATCTGGGAAGACAGTTAGGTGCCGACGTACCCGTTTTCGTAAATGGACATAGTGCTTGGGCAGAAGGCATTGGCGAACTTTTAACCAACACAGAAATCCCTGAAAAGTGGTATCTTGTTGTCTATCCAAACGTTCATGTGAATACCGGCAAAATTTTTTCACATTCAGCGTTGACAAGAAACGACAAACCCATTAAATTACGCGCCACTCGCGAAGGGAGTTTGCCTGAAGTTGGTTACAACGCCATGCAAACACTGGTTCTCGAACTTTATCCGGAGATAAAAGAAGCCTTTGAGCATCTGTCTCAATACGGAAAAGTGATGTTAACCGGAACCGGAAGTTGTCTCTTCTTAACCTTTGACAACGAGCGAGAAGTCCGTAAAATAGCGGCTCTGTGCAAGCAGCGCTGGCTAACTTTAGAAGCTAGAGGTATCAACACCTCCCCGCTAATAAAGTAA
- the lolB gene encoding lipoprotein insertase outer membrane protein LolB gives MSLLSRALLISVALFLTACETLPEKQDTTVWDDPKWQQQYKSLKTIKGFTAQGRIGITQPEDSFSSSIMWKQAARDTLNVRMYGTFGTTYVLLDITPQLTTLKTGDDQHFEGYNAEQLLYDVLGWDLPVHYLQDWVLGLPTGINRDDLKINADGTLQELNYQDYQVLYQRYDSHPWHHDKTLALPQKIKITQGDNKIILSLRSWDLTL, from the coding sequence ATGAGTTTATTATCGCGCGCCTTATTAATCAGTGTTGCACTATTCCTGACCGCTTGCGAAACCTTGCCGGAAAAACAGGACACCACTGTGTGGGATGACCCTAAGTGGCAACAACAATATAAAAGCCTGAAAACCATCAAAGGATTTACCGCCCAGGGCCGTATCGGTATAACTCAGCCGGAGGATAGCTTCTCGAGCAGTATCATGTGGAAGCAGGCAGCCCGCGACACTCTAAATGTCCGTATGTATGGCACATTTGGAACTACTTACGTGTTGCTCGATATCACTCCACAACTGACAACACTTAAAACTGGCGATGATCAGCACTTCGAAGGTTACAACGCCGAACAGCTTTTATACGACGTTCTGGGTTGGGATTTACCGGTACACTATTTGCAAGACTGGGTACTTGGTTTGCCAACCGGCATCAATCGTGATGATCTAAAAATTAATGCAGATGGTACCTTGCAGGAGCTCAACTATCAGGATTACCAGGTTCTCTATCAAAGATACGACAGCCACCCCTGGCATCATGATAAAACCCTGGCCCTGCCCCAGAAGATCAAAATTACTCAAGGCGACAACAAAATTATTTTGTCATTGCGTAGCTGGGATCTGACCTTATGA
- a CDS encoding tetratricopeptide repeat protein produces MNKRFYILLTQWLAALLLLAACSTKQPMTAQIEQQPAPDPAVYPDISHMSADQRSQLYFSILLANIASQQNLEEIAQSNFLDSAERTGSIALARRAAVAALEKHDYDQVRQALSIWLKQAPEDPNAHKVKLLTSVATQDYVAANDELFQLLKLLPPSMDEQLYQLVQVTSYQDNADFVHYFNQESTRLNHPVLKALEAHLLLNSHNPQFYQSRIHRLLDKVLSEHKTFLSAIELKGEALALESSDKRANYLNQIVDSRILDAEQTFELGELLYTHKNYSGAVKAFEQVLRKQPKNYQAQFLMAGSLYAMEEYAESSDNFWQLARKNFKKDITSYYCADSALRNNDPVRAISCYEMVPPGNYFYTARTRLAHLLHEQGNWRYAMQSLEQAQQMVSLQEKQRLLQFEISFLTQIQQYDLAAERIESALLIEPNKTSLYYQKLQLLNQTQSVEDLLESIRQLQASVEDEQLHKEITIIGARMLQSRHSYLSAYMLLEKEVKQMPDDMDLLYVKALAAEPLGYFQQMEQDLRTVLKIKPDHHDAMNALGYTLADMNRSLDEAQRLIEAAYQHDPENSAVLDSMGWVQYRLGNLQKALEYLQLAYQKQPLPEVAAHLGEVLWVMSEKEKATEIWQRALRQNPNNRYLMEVLQRFPEARDAG; encoded by the coding sequence ATGAACAAGCGTTTTTATATCCTCCTTACACAATGGCTCGCCGCCCTGCTTCTGTTAGCCGCCTGCTCCACCAAGCAGCCAATGACAGCCCAGATAGAGCAGCAACCGGCCCCTGATCCCGCGGTCTATCCTGACATTTCGCATATGTCAGCCGATCAGCGCAGCCAATTGTATTTCAGTATTCTGCTGGCCAATATAGCCAGTCAGCAGAACCTGGAGGAAATTGCCCAAAGTAATTTTTTAGATTCGGCAGAGCGCACTGGTAGCATCGCGCTTGCTCGTCGAGCTGCAGTAGCAGCCTTAGAAAAACATGACTATGACCAGGTCAGACAGGCTCTGTCCATCTGGTTAAAACAGGCTCCCGAAGATCCCAATGCCCACAAAGTAAAACTACTGACCTCGGTAGCGACTCAGGATTATGTGGCTGCCAATGACGAACTGTTCCAACTGTTGAAGCTATTACCGCCTTCAATGGATGAACAGCTATATCAGCTGGTTCAGGTCACCAGTTATCAGGACAACGCTGACTTTGTACATTATTTTAACCAGGAATCTACTCGACTGAACCATCCAGTATTAAAGGCATTGGAAGCTCATTTACTACTTAACAGCCATAATCCACAGTTTTATCAAAGCAGAATTCATCGCCTGCTGGATAAGGTGTTATCAGAACACAAAACCTTCCTCTCAGCGATCGAGCTCAAGGGTGAAGCCCTGGCCCTCGAATCGAGCGATAAACGCGCAAACTACCTTAATCAGATTGTCGATAGTCGAATTCTAGATGCTGAACAAACATTTGAGCTGGGCGAGCTTCTCTATACCCATAAAAATTATAGCGGTGCAGTTAAAGCCTTTGAGCAGGTTTTGCGCAAACAACCTAAGAACTATCAGGCTCAATTCCTGATGGCGGGCAGCTTGTACGCGATGGAAGAATATGCCGAAAGTTCAGATAATTTCTGGCAACTTGCGCGCAAAAACTTCAAAAAAGACATAACCAGCTATTATTGTGCTGACTCCGCACTACGCAATAATGATCCGGTTCGCGCTATCAGCTGTTATGAAATGGTGCCTCCAGGTAACTACTTTTACACTGCCCGAACTCGTCTTGCCCATCTACTCCATGAACAAGGCAACTGGCGTTATGCCATGCAAAGTCTGGAGCAGGCGCAACAGATGGTCAGCCTGCAGGAAAAACAGCGCTTATTACAATTTGAGATCAGTTTTCTGACCCAGATTCAACAATACGATCTGGCTGCCGAGCGCATAGAAAGTGCACTGCTGATCGAGCCCAATAAAACCTCACTCTATTACCAGAAACTGCAACTTCTCAACCAGACACAATCTGTCGAAGATCTGCTGGAATCGATCAGGCAGTTACAGGCCAGTGTTGAAGATGAACAACTACACAAAGAAATAACCATTATTGGCGCTCGGATGTTACAAAGTCGCCACAGCTATCTGTCTGCTTACATGTTGCTGGAAAAAGAAGTTAAGCAAATGCCTGATGATATGGACCTGCTGTATGTTAAAGCCCTAGCTGCCGAACCACTGGGTTACTTCCAGCAGATGGAGCAGGATTTGCGGACAGTCCTGAAAATTAAGCCCGATCACCACGATGCCATGAATGCACTAGGCTACACGCTAGCTGATATGAACCGATCGTTGGACGAAGCTCAGCGTCTTATCGAAGCTGCTTATCAGCACGATCCTGAAAACAGTGCCGTACTCGACTCCATGGGCTGGGTCCAATACCGTTTGGGAAATCTCCAAAAAGCGCTCGAGTACTTACAGTTGGCTTATCAAAAGCAACCTTTGCCGGAAGTGGCAGCCCATCTTGGCGAAGTACTCTGGGTCATGAGCGAGAAAGAAAAAGCCACTGAAATCTGGCAGAGAGCTTTACGCCAAAATCCTAATAACCGCTACTTGATGGAAGTTCTTCAACGTTTCCCAGAAGCCCGGGATGCTGGATAA